The genomic DNA TCTGCCGGTATCATCCGACTGTTTGTCGATGTTTTGAACCTTCGAACTGAGAAGGCTCGCCGCGTATACTCGCGTACCATCGAGTTCCTTGATACTTTCGTCCATGCAGTTCGGGATGCTCTTGGAACTCTTACGGCCGCCAAAGGTTTTGATGCCATTTCTGATCTGATCGAATACGAAACAAAAACGGCCTTTGAGAACGTCTCAAAGGGCTTGGGTATTCCTTCTCGTCACAAAACTCCATCGATGGATTACCAGATCCCGTATTTCCAGCAACAGACCCTTAGATGGATGTTCCGATTCGTCAATCACATCATGCAACATGCCCATGGTGGTTTTGACCGTGTTCTTCGAAACCTGATCGATTCTCCACAGCTGCTGACGTCCCTAAAGTTGGTTTTCGAGAATGCTCGGGTATATGGTTCCCACGTTTGGAGCAACGCGGTCAACATCCTCAGCAGCTTCATCCACAACGAACCTACTAGCTATGGGGTCATCGCTGAAGCGGGCTTGAGCAAGGCTCTCTTACAGGCCGTCATGCAATCTGAACTTAAGGTCCAAGAGAAACTGACTGCTGAACCTGAAGAGACTGGAGCCGAGGGCGCCGCAGCTCAGGGCGAAGCTCCATCTGAGCCTGCGGCTGTCGTACCTACCCAGTCGACAGGCGTGCGTGAAAGGTCTCGTGAATATCCTCTTGTTCGACCTAAGGGGATGCAGCTTGCACCTGGAATCTTGACTGCCCCAGAGGCTTTATCATGTATACCCACGGCTTTTGGTGCCATTTGCTTGAACTCGTCTGGTTTACAGCTTTTCCAATCGTCCCATGCATTGGAAAGTTTCTTCGAGATTTTCGAGAATCCCGAGCACGTGAGGAGCCTGAAAGACGACTCGCATCTCGTTCGTTCACTGGGCACAACTTTCGATGAATTAGTTCGGCATCATCCTGCAATAAAGTCATCCATTATGACCGCAGTCATTGTGATGGTTGCTCGTGTTGCTCTTTTGTGTAAAAGTAAGGCGTGGTCGCATGGGATGGGAACAAAGCTGTGGACCGAAGACTTGCAGGGCAGAGCATCGATTTCGGGCGACCTATTTGTCTTGTTCAGGGAAGTTGGACTGCCTCTCGACGGATCTTCCACAGATGCTGTTCAGAACCTTGGAGTTCCGGAGCTCAACGCTACGACGCTTCCCAACGGTGGCCACCTCACAATGGGTGACCTAAACCATATCGTGCCGTCCTTGAACGAATCCCTGGAACCCAAAGATCAAGACGACAATGGACTTACTGCGACGGATTACATTTATCCTGTACTCCGATTCCTCGGAGCATTCTTCGAGAACCAAAGCAACTGCGCGTACTTCATCGAATCCGGAGCTGTCGAATTCATCTTGGATTTCGCGACTTTGCAGAGTCTGCCCTTTGATTTCCACAACACGGACGCCAATCAAGAATTAACCGTGCTGGTACACATGCTTGTGGAAACCAAACCGCATCTTGTCCTTCCGTCTCTCGTAAATCGGGCGCAGTCTGTGGTGGATAATCTCTCTGGCTTCTGCTCCGAACCCAAGGACGCTGGTTTCTTCACGTCCCTAATAAAGCCGCCACAAGAACAAGTGTccgaagaaaaaggaaaagatgTGCTGAGTTTCTCCAAAGAGAACGGCACGTACTTCGCCAAAAATATGGGCGCGGCCTTGATTTTGACCGATTTACTCCGCGAAGTTTACTCCATGCCGCTGTATCAGACTCGGCATCATACTTCCGCTTTTCTCCAAGTAAACCTGGCTGATCGATATACCTCGCTCGTGACGGCCCTAGGAAAACTGCATGCGGCGTGTGTCTGGGAAGAAATCTTACTTGAAAAGAATATTCCAGACACCTGGGATCAAGCGACGAAAGTCCAAGCCGCCGGTAATGCCATGGAAACGTCGCAGGATACTGCTGAGCCCTCCAACACAGGAGAAAGCTTATCCCAGTCTACAACTGAGTCTCAAATAGAAGGTAGTGACACTGCTCAGACTCCTGCCAATCGGGATCCCAAGGACAGCTCCTCAAAAGCTCCCGAAGGTGTCGCATTCAAAAATGTGCGGGCATTGCGTTATCTTCTTAGTTCGCTGCCCACTTCCATAACGGGCTTTTACCACAACCTTGGCCTGGGACTTATCGGAAAGAGAAAGGCAGAGTCCTATCCGAGACAGAATGCGAACATGGTTGCTGAATCTATCGCAACGGCTGTTCTCAATCAATTACAGTTCAGTCCTCCGAACTCGAGCGATAACCCGAAGCATCGGTTCGCTTACCTGATTGTCATACTCTCATCCTTTTCACATCTGCTTTTTGAAGGTAGGTTATATTTCCAGGATTATTTTTCTGCCCATGCATTGTAAAATTTGAACCCGAAACTGACAACTCATAGCATCCGCCGAACGCCCTCAAGCGCAGTATCTCACCCTCGTTCTGTTTGCGTTCAAGAGGATTGGTGGTTTGGAAGCCATCAAGCATGTCTGTGATGTTTTTATCCAGGAGGTTAAAGCTCTGACGCCGCCCGAATCCGTGTCTGAGTCTGAAAAGGATGTCTCGGCCCGACTTACATCTGCGTACGGAGGTATCCGGATCatcttcaatttcttctCTGGGCTCGCTTCTGGAAAGAACATCATCGAATCCAGCCAGACGCAGGCCATAACTTCCAGCAGTGACCGGGAGCGTGAACGATCTGATTACTTCCAACCCGGACAGTTCCTGGTGGACCTGCGGATGGAAATCTTGCCTATGGTTCGGGAACATTGGAACTCCGACTTCGCAACCCAGTCATCAAGTTCAATCATAAAGTGCATGGTTGATATCTTGCGGTCTTGCCTTGATGGTGAATATGAGGTTGGGGCTGCTCGGCGCTCCGAAAATCCCCCTGCAGTCATGGAGGTGACTAGGAGAAAATTCGTTGCCAATAAGGACCGTGTTGTTTCTTTGCAAGAGAAAGGTTTTGACAAGGAGCTCGCTAAGGAGGCTGTATACCGTTGCAATAACGTTTCCGGTGCCGCTGAAGAATACTGCAAGGCGCAGAACTGGTTGCGGGCCCCCCCAAGACTCCCTCCATCTTCCAATGACATTGAATCTATGAGATCTGGGGCAACGTCTGGCGGGGAGGCTCCCGAAGACACGATGGACTCCCCATTCTTCAATAGTGGCCCTCTGGAGTCTTCTGCACTCGCCATGCTCCTTTCACAAGCTTCCGATCGAGGCGGCCAGCCCCGAGGAAGAAGTGCAGAGACCGGCACCGGCAATGGCCCCGAGGTCCTTGCGCGGGCCCTTAATGATATCCTGAACCATGAGCGACCCGGCGATAATGACCGGGAGGGTCCTTCGAGCAGCAACCCAAGAAACTCCAATTCTTCCGGTGCCCCGCCATCCTCTGAGCCCACTAATCGACCCGCAAGCCAGGAGTCGCAGCAACCCACCGAACAGCCTGCTCGACGATGCGAAGTGTCCACCATCGAGGATTTGGATGCGGAACGTGAAAAGGTTCGCTCCAACATGATCGAGCGTTGCTTGGATGTTCTTAACGAGCATCACGATGTGTCGTTTGAGTTATCGGATTTGATCTCCTCGGCCACAAGGAAGCACCGTGATCCAGAGGGCTTCCGTAGGGAAGTTGGTGAAATTCTTGTCCAGTCCCTAGTTTCTCTGCAGATGGAGAACTTCCAGACTGCTGGGAAGAAAATCGCCGCCTACGCTCACATCCTGGCCTTGGTCCTTCAAGACAAAGACATGTACAACGCTACGCTGGAAGAATTGAAGGATTACTTTGAGACTTTCCTTTCGTTTGTCAAGACTCCAAAGCCAGAACCGAACGAGTCTTTCCCTTGGATTGGACATGTGTTGCTCATCCTTGAAAGATTACTATCTGACGACGCGCAGCCTCAGCAAATTCGTTGGACACCCCCCAGTCTGGATGACCCGAACCCGGAGGGTAATGAGCCAGCACAACTGCAAGAGCCTCTCGTCTCGCAAGACCAAAAGACGCGGCTTTTTGAGGCGATTATTGAAATTCTGCCGAGAGTAGGGAAGGATGACGCATTGGCGCTTTCGGTGTGCCGAATTCTTGTGATTCTCACGCGGCACCGCAGTATCGCTACTAGTTTAGGAGAGAAGCAAAACTTACAGCGTCTATTTGTCATGGTCAAGCAGCTCTCTAGTGCTACGAACGCGAAGCTTCAAAGTGCATTCATGTTGATCTTGAGGCACATCATCGAAGACGAGGACACCATCCGGCAAATCATGAGGAGCGAGATTGTGGCTAATTTTGAAGCCAAATCGTCTCGTCATATCGATACGACTAGTTACGTTCGCCAAATGTACCACCTCGTGCTCAGATCACCAGAAATTTTCGTGGAAGTGACCAACGAGAAGCTGAAGCTGATGCGATACGATTCGCATCAGCGCCCCCAGACACTCGCCTTGAAATCCGATCCATCCTCAAAGTCCTCGTCTAGCCAAGAAGGGGACAATCAGAAGCCTTCTGTGGATGAGCTGGCGTCTGaggacaaggacaaggacaaggacaAGGGTAAGGGTGCTGAGCTGAAGCCACCAGTCGTCGAGAACCCGGACGGAGTCATTCACTACTTACTCTCGGAGCTCTTGTCCTACAAAGATGTTGACGACAAAGAGCAACCGGCTGAGACTTCACAGCAGCCTGGACAAGACCAGTCTGCATCTCAGACTGAAGTCGAAATGGCAACAGATGAACAATCCACTCCCGCCTCAGGGGCTGACGCTCAGGCGAACCGCGATTCCAAGAAGCCAGAGAAGCCGGCGTTCAAAGCGGATGAGCATCCGATCTACATTTACAGGTGCTTCCTTCTCCAGTGTCTGACGGAACTGCTTTCGTCGTACAACCGAACGAAGGTTGAATTCATCAACTTCTCTCGCAAGGCAGATCCTCTTGCCACGACACCGTCAAAGCCTCGCTCGGGTGTCCTCAACTACCTCCTGAACGCTCTCATTCCGATCGGTACCATGGAGCACGACGAATCTGTGACTTTCAAGAAGCGAAACAACACGTCTTCATGGACATCGCGCGTGCTTGTTGCATTGTGCACCAAGACCGGCGAATTTGGTGGAACTCCAAAACGGCGCAGTGAGCAAAAGCTCAacgaagaagatgaaccgGAACTTGCTTTTGTCCGCAGATTCACCCTTGAGCATGCTTTGCGTTCCTACAAAGACGCTAATGCGTCGAACGAGCCTTTGGATTCCAAGTACTCGAAACTGATGTCACTTGCTGACCTGTTTGACAAGATGCTCAGCGGGTATACATTTGTTTCGGGGGATTCGGCGTACCCAGCTTCGACAAGACACCTTGCGAAGACCATGTTTGAGAAGAATTTTATCAACGCCCTCACTGCTTCAATCGCAGACGTTGACCTCAACTTCCCTGCTTCCAAGCGCGTTATCAAATACATCTTGCGGCCTCTCAACAAACTCACGCAGACTGCTGTTATTTTGAGTGAGACCTCAGATATTTCTACCCTCGGGGAGACTGAGGAAGACGAGATTTCCTCCGCAACATCGGTTTCGGACATCGACGACGAACGTGAAGAGACCCCTGATCTTTTCCGCCACTCCACCTTAGGCATGCTCGAGCCTCGTCATGAGGAAGAAACAAGCTCCGAGGAGTCtggcgaggaagacgatgacgAGATGTATGATGACGAATATGACGAAGAAATGGACTACGACGAAGACATGCCCGAAGACGACGGTGAAGTGGTTagcgacgaggatgatgaagagggcGTCGGGCCCATTGAAGGCCTTCCTGGTGACACCGGTATGGACATCGAAGTTGtccttgatgatgaagatgatgaagacgatgaggaagatgatgaggacgCTTCTGACATGGATGATGACGAAATTTTTGCAGGCGAAATCACCGGCGATCATGATAACGAAAGTCTggaagaaggcgaagatgatgacgacgaatGGGAAAGCGAAGAAATTTCCGAAAATGACGAAGAGGCCGAGATGATGGATCAGTTCGAAGATCAATTGGCCGACATTCGACAGACGGACCCTCACGGTGATGGTCAGCGATTTGATGATTTGTTCCGTGTCCTGAATGAGGCTGCCGGAGGAATGGATGACCTCCAAGATGATGGTCTTATGGGGGAGATGCATGATGATATTGTTGATGATATGCAGGAGGACGAAGGTAAGTATACTTATCCTAATTGCCTTTTCTGATCTCTTGGAAGGGCAATGTATGGAATTTGGAGCGCTGACATGAATCAAGATGATGAAGGAATTGATGAATTTGAGGAGGATCTTGGCGACGATGCCGATGACGACCAAGGGTCATACCAGGGCGTCGACGAAGGTAGGAAAATCTGTCTTGTCTCGTTTGGAATATACTGGATCGCTAACCGGTGCCCCGACAGATGACGATATGCTTGACACTTGGGACATAGATGGTGATGACCTTCCATTGCCACGTGGTGGACAACCTCCCCGGTTTGGTGGCGGTCAACCAACGTGGGCTGCTGTTACCGGATTTATGCCCGGTCGTAACGGTGGACTTGTTCCCATTCAGCCTTATCGACTCCACCGAGCTCAAGCACCCACAAGCACCAATAATGATGGAACCAACCCTTTGCTTGTTCGCAGCGATCGTGGGGCTGAACAGGCCGCCCCAGCCAATGCGGGTGCTGAGGCTTTCTCCGACTGGGTGCATGGCATTGAACAACCTCCTGCGGGACGCATGCTCCAGATGGATAGCCCTGTCAGCTTCATGAATGCCATTCTACAGGCCATTGGTGGACAAGGTGCACCGGGCTTTGGTGTCATCACTCGCCCCGAGGGTATCCAACTTCATGTTGATCAACGGGCTATTCTGCCAAATCAAGTTCAGGACATCTTCGGTTTAGGTAGACCACAAGCACCTCCGACTCGTCCAAGGGACGATCCATCTCAAGCAGTCAGCTTCGCTCTGGATACCACTAGGAACCGCTGGCAAGAGGAAGCCGGCATCCTGTTCAGCAACACCTATGTGGAGAAAACACAACGCGTTATCAACTCTCTTCTCAAGATTCTCGTTCCTCCTGccattgaagaagagaagaagcgacTCAAGCAACTGGAGGAAGAGCGCAAGCGACGCGAGGAAGAGAGGGCAGAAaaagagcatcaagagcgtATTGCcagggaagaggaagagaaagagcgaAAGCgacaagaggaagaagagaatgcCAAACGGCAGCAGGAAAGGGAGCAGCAGGAAGCCGAACGACAGGCCGCTGGAGAGGCTGCAGAGCCGATGGATGATGTTCAACAAACTGAATCCGCTGCagaagctgctgctgcccctgAGTCTGGTCCGGCTGAGCCCGTTCAACGGGTTACGACGACAATCAGAGGCCGCGAGCTTGACATTACGGGGATGGAGATCGACCCGGAGTACCTTGAGGCTCTACCCGAAGACTTGAGGGAAGAGGTTATCATGCAGCAGGTCGCCGAGCAGCGCTCGCAGGCTGCCGCAGCGGGCGAAGAACCGAGTGAGATCAACCCTGAATTTTTGGAGGCATTGCCTGATGATATTCGCGAGGAACTGCTGCAACAAGAAGCCGCAGACCGCCGTCGTCGGGAACGTGATAATGCACGTAGACAGGCCGCAGCTGGTGCCGGTGCtggtgccggtgccggtggtCCGTCTCATACCGAAGAACTCGAGACTCCCGCTGGGTTCCTGGCTACTTTGGACCCCATCTTGCGACAGTCCATCCTTGCCGACCAACCAGAAGAAGTCCTGGCGACTCTGGGTCCAGAATATGTCTCCGAAGCGCGTACTCTTCCAGGGAGACGGTTGGCTCAATTTGGCGATATTCCCCGACTTGATCGACACAGGGATGAGCCAAATGAGGAACcagaggagcagaagaagccgCAGCGGCGACAGATCGTGCAAATGCTCGACAAGGCCGGTGTTGCAACCCTCCTCCGATTAATGTTCATGCCTTTGCAAGGCAACGCGCGCCATCAACTGAACGACATTCTCCACAACGTCTGCCAGAATCGCCAGAACCGGATGGAGGTCATCAGTCTCCTCTTATCCGTGCTGCAAGACGGTAGCGTGGATGTCTCGGCCATTGAACGTAGCTTCGCGCAGCTGTCACTTCGTGCCAAGGCTCCTGCAGTGCAGAAGACACCTCAATCTATCAAGCGAAACCTGTTCTTCCAGACATCTTCGAGCGTGAGCAGTGAGGTAACTCCGATTATGGTGGTGCAACAATGTCTGTCGgctctttctttcctgtcGCAGTACAACCCCCATATCGCATGGTTCTTCCTCACCGAGCATGATCCCTCTACGTTGAAACTGAAGGCTCTTCGAAAGGGCAAGGGCAAGGAAAACCGTGCGAACAAGTTCGCTCTGAATGCTctgctttctcttcttgaCCGGCAGTTGATTATGGACAGTCCAAACTGCATGGAACAGCTTTCAAGTCTTCTTAGCAGCATCACACATCCTCTCAACTTGCTTCTTCGGcgcgagaaggagaagcaagaagaggagaaggagaaagagaagggcaAGCAGCCTGAGCAACCTCAAGAAGAGCAGCGCCTGGCAGAACAAGAACAGGCGCAGCCTTCCGAAACAACTGAATTTCCTGGCTCTGGTGCCGATGCGACCATGACAGATGCTCCTCTCCCAACCGTGGAGACCACCGAACCGCAAGGTGCAGAGTCTGCGCAGGCCGAAGACGACACATCCGCAGAGGCCAACAAGCCGGACAAGGCCAAGGAACCTTCGGGAGACGAGAAGCACAAGCGGAAAACCATCGAACCTCCTGTCATCCCTGATTACAACTTACAACTAGTCGTCCATATCCTTGCTGCTCGTGAATGCAACGGGAAGACGTTCAGGGACACGCTCTCAACCATCAATAATCTGTCAGCCATTCCCGGAGCGCGTGATGTGATTGGAAACGAACTTCTCAGCCAGTCTAGAAGGCTGAGCACCACGATCTTGACCGACTTGGATGAGTTGTTGCCTCATATCCACCAGGCTCGGACTGGTACCGACATGCAAGGATTGGCACTAGCGAAATTCTCTCCAGCTAGCTCCGATCAGGCGAAGCTGTTGCGTGCTCTAACGGCGCTTGACTACCTATTTGACCCTAACCGTATCGACAAGACCAAGCAAAACGAGCCCGAATCTGCTGCTAAGGAAGATGTTCTCCAGAGCTTGTACGAGACCTCTACATTTGGGCCCCTCTGGACTAAGCTGAGCGAATGTTTGACCGCTATTCGGATGAAGGAGAATATGCTGAACGTGGCTACTATTCTTCTCCCATTGATCGAAGCCCTGATGGTTGTTTGCAAGAACACGACTCTGAAGGAGACTTCTCGGAACAGCCGGGAATTGTCTGTGTCTAACACGTCTATCGATGCCAACATGGGTATAGAGAATCTGTTCTTCAAGTTTACTGAGGAACATCGCAAGATCCTCAACGAACTGGTTCGCCAGAACCCCAAGCTCATGAGCGGCTCCTTCTCTTTGCTCGTCAAGAACCCCAAGGTCCTCGAGTTCGACAACAAGCGCAATTACTTCACCCGGCGAGTCCATTCCCGTGGCGCGGAGCCCCGTCAACCTCATCCACCCCTTCAACTCTCTGTGCGCAGAGATCAGGTGTTCTTGGACTCCTTCAAGTCTCTGTATTTCAAGACGGCAGATGAGTTGAAGTATGGCAAATTGAACGTGCGCTTCATTGGCGAAGAGGGTGTCGACGCAGGTGGTGTAACGAGAGAATGGTTTCAAGTTCTTGCGCGCGGCATGTTCAACCCCAACTACGCGTTGTTTATCCCAGTCGCTGCCGACAGCACAACCTTCCATCCTAATCGCCTGAGTGGAGTCAACTCGGAACACTTGATGTTTTTCAAATTCATCGGGCGGATCATCGGTAAAGCTCTCTATGAGGGTCGCGTTCTCGACTGCCACTTCAGCCGAGCGGTGTACAAGTGCATTCTCGGAAGAAGCGTGTCTATCAAGGACATGGAGACACTTGACCTCGATTACTACAAATCTCTCCTCTGGATGCTCGAGAACGATATCACCGACATTATCACGGAGACCTTCTCCGTGGAGACGGATGACTTTGGAGAGAAGCAAGTGATCGACCTGATCGAGAACGGTCGCAACATCCCTGTTACCCAAGAGAACAAGGAAGAATACGTGCAGCGTGTGGTTGATTACCGCCTGCTCAGATCCGTCAATGAGCAACTCGATAATTTCCTCAAGGGTATGtttattttcttttataCGAAACTAATACAAATGCTAATGATCATCCAGGCTTCCATGAAATCATCCCACCAGATCTTATTTCCATCTTCACTGAGCAGGAGCTCGAACTGTTGATTTCCGGTTTGCCCGAGATTGATGTGGACGACTGGAAGGCCAACACCGAGTACCATAACTATTCAGCGTCCTCGGCCCAGATCCAATGGTTCTGGCGTGCAGTGCGTTCCTTCGACAAGGAAGAGCGTGCCAAACTGCTCCAGTTTGTCACTGGAACCAGTAAAGTGCCACTCAACGGCTTCAAGGAACTCGAGGGTATGAACGGAATCAACAGGTTCAACATCCATCGCGACTACGGTGACAAGGAGCGCCTGCCTAGCTCGCATACATGCTTCAACCGTAAGTTTTCTCGAACTGATTCTCAATTTAACAGTCAGCTACTAACAGGATAATACAGAGCTTGATCTCCCAGAATACGAAAGCTACGAAACACTCAGGCAGCGCCTGTATACAGCAATGACGGCTGGCAGCGAATACTTTGGGTTTGCATAGACGAAAAGCGAAGGATGGATTTCTGGCTTACGTGTTTTGTGTGCTTTACCGTCTTTGTTCCATGCTCCAGCATATGGTGGCGTTTCACATTTACAGAACTAGTTTGTATGTACGATTTTGCGTGTTTAATGGGGGAGGAAAAATGGTGTGGAATTGAAGATAGGGCTCATCGTCTTTCAGCCACCGGTTGAAGTGCAGGTCAACTGGTGCAATCTGGTGGACGTGATATAGGGcttctattttcttttctctttctgtATCTAGTTGATGTCTTAATGAACCGACTTTTTACTTTGATATCCTCTTATATTATCTGAATGTAATCATGTGACGACGCAAATGGCAGGTGGGCCTTGTCACATGACCGATGCTGCACGAGgggctcttttttttttctgggcCTCATTCGGGCTGGACTTTCACCTTCGCCGTCCATGGGGAACTCCCACTTGAACTACACCTGCGGTCTCTGATTAACCATCGCCTGTTTACTTCGAAAAGCCTGGCCTTCTGTCATTGCTTGCTCTTGGCGTAACCCCGGATCCGACTAATTTCTCGTGGTCGAACTCCGCTTCCATCTCCGAAATTTTTCACTTCTTCCTCCACATCCAACAACATACACATCATGTCAGCCAACTCGATCAAACTCCTGACTGGTAACAGTCATCCAGAGCTTGCCAAGCTCGTTGCCGACAGGTATGGTTATTCTGGACGTCTATTCTCGCTCGTGCGATCGTCGGACTAACGGCTATCTCTTGGACTACAGGCTCGGCATTGAGTTGACCAAGATCATGGTCCTCCAGTACTCCAACCAAGAAACGAGTGTCACGATCGGTGAAAGTGTACGGGATGAGGATGGTACTGTCAGCCTTATCCCTATTGTTCGCAGTGCGCTTTTGCGCTAACGTGCGGCCTCTTGCTGTTACTCAGTTTTCATTTTGCAGTCCACAAAACCCAACGACATCAACGATGGGCTCATGGAGCTCCTTATCATGATCAACGCTTGCAAGACGGCCTCTGCCCGGCGCATCACGGCTGTTATCCCCAACTTCCCCTACGCGCGCCAGGATAAGAAGGACAAGAGTCGTGCTCCGATTACCGCCAAGTTGATGGCCAACATGCTCCAGACCGCTGGCTGCAACCATGTCATCACTATGGACCTTCACGCTAGTCAGATTCAGGGTTTCTTCAATGTGCCGGTCGACAACCTTTATGCCGAGCCTAGCATGCTGAAGTGGATCCGGGAGAACCTGGATGTGGAAAACTGTGTCATTGTGAGTCCTGACGCTGGTGGTGCTAAGCGGTAAGTGCTCGTTTGGTGTATTTGGTGCTTTGCGTTTGACTAAACTGACGTTTCTCTTCCTACAGTGCCACCGCTATCGCCGACCGGTTGGATTCGCAATTTGCCCTGATCCACAAGGAACGCCCTCGTCCCAACGAAGTTTCCCGAATGGTACTTGTTGGAAACGTCAAGGACAAGGTTGCCATCATCGTCGACGATATGGCAGACACTTGTGGAACCCTCGTCAAGGCCGCCGACACCGTCATGCAGCACGGTGCTAAGGAAGTCAACGCCATTGTTGTCCACGGTATCCTCTCCGGTAACGCCAtcgacaacatcaacaacAGCTGCCTCAGCCGTATCGTCGTTACGAACACCGTTCCCCacgaggagaagaaagaggtcTGCGACAAGATCGCAACGATCGATATTAGCCCTACGCTCGCCGAAGCTTGCCGCCGGACACACAACGGAGAGTCGGTTAGCTTCT from Aspergillus chevalieri M1 DNA, chromosome 1, nearly complete sequence includes the following:
- a CDS encoding ribose-phosphate diphosphokinase (COG:F;~EggNog:ENOG410PGG8;~InterPro:IPR029057,IPR000836,IPR000842,IPR029099, IPR005946;~PFAM:PF00156,PF14572,PF13793;~go_function: GO:0000287 - magnesium ion binding [Evidence IEA];~go_function: GO:0004749 - ribose phosphate diphosphokinase activity [Evidence IEA];~go_process: GO:0009116 - nucleoside metabolic process [Evidence IEA];~go_process: GO:0009156 - ribonucleoside monophosphate biosynthetic process [Evidence IEA];~go_process: GO:0009165 - nucleotide biosynthetic process [Evidence IEA];~go_process: GO:0044249 - cellular biosynthetic process [Evidence IEA]); translated protein: MSANSIKLLTGNSHPELAKLVADRLGIELTKIMVLQYSNQETSVTIGESVRDEDVFILQSTKPNDINDGLMELLIMINACKTASARRITAVIPNFPYARQDKKDKSRAPITAKLMANMLQTAGCNHVITMDLHASQIQGFFNVPVDNLYAEPSMLKWIRENLDVENCVIVSPDAGGAKRATAIADRLDSQFALIHKERPRPNEVSRMVLVGNVKDKVAIIVDDMADTCGTLVKAADTVMQHGAKEVNAIVVHGILSGNAIDNINNSCLSRIVVTNTVPHEEKKEVCDKIATIDISPTLAEACRRTHNGESVSFLFSHAVS